One genomic region from Flexibacter flexilis DSM 6793 encodes:
- a CDS encoding nuclear transport factor 2 family protein yields MKKTLFLVFALMVSYASWAQPAPDKALRKTILTQDSLLFNVGFNTCNIEQFDRLLADDFEFYHDKDSISDRATFLFNIKNGLCASPKTYQSRRELMPKSTEIYPLYKKQKLYGAIQVGVHKFYENINGQKERYASVAKFTHVWLLQNGEWKLSRSLSYDHIPSGK; encoded by the coding sequence ATGAAAAAAACACTTTTTTTGGTTTTTGCCTTGATGGTCAGTTATGCAAGTTGGGCGCAACCTGCACCAGATAAGGCCTTGCGGAAGACCATACTCACTCAAGATAGTTTGTTATTTAATGTAGGATTCAATACCTGCAATATCGAGCAATTTGACCGTTTGTTGGCCGATGATTTTGAGTTTTATCACGACAAAGACAGTATTTCGGATAGAGCAACATTTTTGTTTAATATAAAAAATGGCTTGTGTGCATCCCCAAAAACCTATCAGTCGCGGCGCGAGCTAATGCCCAAGAGTACCGAAATTTATCCGTTATACAAAAAACAAAAATTGTATGGGGCTATTCAGGTGGGCGTACACAAATTTTATGAAAATATAAATGGCCAAAAAGAACGTTATGCCAGTGTAGCCAAATTTACGCACGTTTGGCTATTGCAAAATGGCGAATGGAAATTAAGTAGGTCTTTGAGTTACGACCATATTCCAAGCGGAAAATAA
- a CDS encoding DUF2752 domain-containing protein, which produces MLCGTQRATHELLHGHISASFAQNQWLWITAPYWAGLIGMPLLPVSWQNTNIATRLRRWATHPYTSWGVGILTVIFMLWRNLAL; this is translated from the coding sequence ATGCTTTGTGGTACACAACGCGCCACGCACGAACTTTTGCACGGACATATTTCGGCTTCTTTCGCCCAAAACCAATGGCTTTGGATTACTGCGCCATACTGGGCGGGACTAATAGGCATGCCGCTACTGCCTGTCTCTTGGCAAAATACAAACATCGCGACACGCCTACGCCGTTGGGCAACACATCCGTACACCAGTTGGGGCGTTGGAATATTGACCGTAATATTTATGTTGTGGAGAAATTTAGCTTTATAA
- a CDS encoding aspartate carbamoyltransferase catalytic subunit: MKQLSVRHLLGIKDLTETDISLILETAGHFKEVINRPIKKVPSLRDITIANIFFENSTRTRLSFELAQKRLSADTLNFTAASSSVKKGETLLDTVNNILAMKVDMIVMRHASAGAPHFLSKHIDAQIVNAGDGTHEHPTQALLDAFTIQQKLGDLAGKRIAIIGDILHSRVALSNIFCLKKMGAEVMVCGPATLIPRHISELGVIVEHSVQKALAWCDVANVLRIQLERQQIQYFPSLREYNLYFGINKAMLERLPKPITIMHPGPINRGVELDSSVADSSHSVILEQVENGVAVRMAVMYLLANRN; encoded by the coding sequence ATGAAACAACTTAGCGTCAGGCATTTGCTTGGTATCAAGGATTTAACCGAAACCGACATCAGTCTTATTTTGGAGACTGCTGGCCATTTCAAAGAGGTCATTAACCGACCTATCAAAAAAGTACCTTCACTGCGCGATATTACTATTGCCAACATTTTTTTTGAAAACTCAACGCGTACGCGTCTTTCTTTTGAGTTGGCGCAAAAGCGTCTTTCGGCTGATACACTGAACTTTACGGCAGCTTCTAGTTCTGTCAAAAAAGGCGAAACGCTACTGGACACAGTCAATAACATTTTGGCTATGAAAGTAGATATGATTGTGATGCGACACGCCAGCGCGGGCGCACCACATTTTCTGTCCAAACACATTGATGCGCAGATTGTAAATGCAGGCGACGGCACGCACGAACACCCCACACAAGCACTTTTGGACGCGTTCACTATCCAACAAAAGTTGGGCGATTTGGCGGGCAAACGCATAGCCATTATCGGCGATATTTTGCACTCGCGCGTGGCACTTTCCAATATTTTTTGCTTGAAAAAAATGGGGGCGGAAGTCATGGTTTGCGGTCCTGCGACGCTTATTCCGCGCCATATCAGCGAGTTGGGCGTAATCGTGGAGCATTCCGTACAAAAGGCGTTGGCTTGGTGCGATGTGGCCAACGTATTGCGTATTCAGCTCGAACGCCAACAGATTCAGTATTTCCCTTCGTTGCGCGAATACAACTTATATTTTGGCATCAACAAAGCCATGTTGGAGCGGCTGCCCAAGCCCATTACGATTATGCACCCAGGTCCCATCAACAGAGGCGTGGAACTGGACAGCAGCGTAGCCGACTCGTCGCACTCCGTGATTTTGGAGCAAGTCGAAAACGGCGTGGCCGTGCGTATGGCCGTTATGTATTTGCTGGCTAACCGAAATTAG
- a CDS encoding Crp/Fnr family transcriptional regulator encodes MENFIHFLKQVTPISTQSLEAVRTKLKVQYFPKNHILIREGDVCNRLYFIDKGLARIFYYKDGKEITDWFGTEHTFISSIVGFFAHKPSPHIVEILEDCKLVSIDSQELDKLYTQYHDLEKAGRLLAIDTVLRLQARIDAMHFESAKQRYEKLLEQHPTLLNRVSLGHIASYLGITQVTLSRIRSKS; translated from the coding sequence ATGGAAAATTTTATCCACTTTTTAAAGCAAGTAACCCCTATTTCCACACAAAGTTTGGAAGCTGTACGCACCAAGCTCAAGGTGCAGTATTTTCCTAAAAATCATATTCTAATTCGCGAAGGAGATGTTTGTAACCGTCTGTATTTTATTGACAAAGGCTTGGCAAGAATATTTTATTACAAAGACGGTAAAGAAATAACAGACTGGTTCGGAACAGAGCATACTTTTATTAGTTCGATAGTTGGATTTTTTGCCCACAAGCCCAGCCCACATATTGTAGAAATTTTGGAAGATTGCAAACTTGTTTCTATTGACAGCCAAGAACTTGACAAACTATATACTCAATATCACGATTTAGAGAAGGCAGGCCGCCTATTGGCCATCGATACGGTACTGCGCCTGCAAGCTCGCATCGATGCCATGCACTTTGAGTCCGCCAAGCAACGTTACGAAAAATTATTAGAACAACACCCCACTCTATTAAATCGGGTTTCTTTGGGTCATATTGCCTCGTATTTAGGTATAACACAAGTTACACTAAGCCGTATTCGGTCAAAATCTTAA
- the aroC gene encoding chorismate synthase: MGNSYGKIFKISTFGESHGAAIGVVIDGCPAGLEIDLNFIQSELDRRKPGQSRITTQRREADEVEILSGIFEGKSTGTPIALLIRNADARSKDYGHIADVFRPSHADYTYTAKYGHRDYRGGGRSSARETAARVAAGAVAKLLLKAVGNIQINAYVSQVGDLQLTTPYQQLDFSQIESNIVRCPDPQMAEAMIQLIDSVRLDRDTIGGVVSCVISGTPVGLGEPVFDRLHAELGKAMLSINAVKGFEYGSGFEGAKWRGSQHNDGFYTDKAGAVRTQTNFSGGIQGGISNGEDIYFKVAFKPVATLMQDQTSINADGQAVTVSGKGRHDPCVLPRAVPIVEAMAALVLADFYLRRRADKL, translated from the coding sequence ATGGGTAATTCTTACGGTAAAATATTTAAAATCAGTACTTTTGGCGAATCGCATGGCGCGGCTATTGGCGTGGTAATAGATGGTTGTCCTGCGGGCTTGGAAATAGACCTTAACTTTATTCAGTCCGAACTCGACCGCCGCAAACCTGGCCAATCGCGCATCACCACCCAACGCCGCGAAGCCGACGAAGTTGAGATTTTGTCGGGTATTTTTGAAGGAAAAAGCACTGGTACGCCCATCGCCTTGCTGATTCGCAACGCCGACGCACGCAGCAAAGATTACGGACACATCGCCGACGTGTTCCGCCCTTCGCACGCCGACTATACTTATACCGCCAAATACGGCCACCGCGACTACAGAGGCGGCGGGCGCAGTTCGGCGCGTGAAACTGCCGCACGTGTGGCCGCAGGCGCAGTGGCAAAACTTTTGCTCAAAGCCGTTGGCAATATTCAAATTAATGCGTATGTGTCGCAAGTCGGTGATTTGCAGCTAACTACGCCATATCAGCAATTAGATTTTTCGCAAATAGAATCCAATATTGTTCGTTGTCCTGACCCGCAAATGGCCGAAGCCATGATACAACTCATCGACTCGGTGCGCCTCGATCGCGACACTATCGGCGGCGTGGTTTCGTGTGTGATTAGCGGTACGCCTGTGGGTTTGGGCGAACCTGTTTTTGACCGACTTCATGCCGAACTGGGCAAAGCCATGCTTTCTATCAATGCCGTGAAAGGTTTTGAGTACGGCAGTGGTTTTGAGGGGGCAAAATGGCGCGGTTCGCAGCACAACGACGGTTTTTATACCGACAAGGCGGGCGCAGTGCGCACCCAAACCAATTTTTCGGGCGGCATACAAGGCGGCATTTCCAACGGCGAAGACATTTATTTCAAAGTGGCCTTTAAGCCTGTGGCAACGCTCATGCAAGACCAAACCTCTATCAATGCCGACGGCCAAGCTGTAACCGTAAGCGGCAAAGGTCGGCACGACCCGTGTGTATTGCCGCGTGCCGTGCCGATTGTGGAAGCGATGGCCGCACTCGTGTTAGCCGATTTTTACTTGCGCCGCCGCGCCGATAAACTGTAA
- a CDS encoding S41 family peptidase — MATNQKRRWVKQLGLLAVSALAGGLVSAAMFGGRNTADNIASNSIKFREVLGYIQRDYVDVVNTDTLTDHAIVSLLDDLDPHSMYVPVSDMEESKIQLENNFEGIGVEFDIVRDSICVVMPLAGGPSEQAGIEAGDRIIEINKENVAGVGINTNGVRQRLRGIKGTVVGIKIWRPSRNKMLSFKLVRDKIPSNSVEVSYMIDAQTGYIKVSRFTLSTDQEVHDALVKLKTSGMKQLMLDLRDNAGGYMGAAIKMADEFLSGTKLIVYTKGKNPQNDMRYEGGVRGEFEHGSLIVLVNEGSASASEIVSGALQDQDRALVVGRRTFGKGLVQAPIDLQDGSELRLTIARYYIPSGRCIQKPYEKGSKEAYFMDMDNRYRSGEMFFADSVKVADTLKFKTASGRLVYGGGGIVPDCFIPNDTTVYTDYLVQLYNQNIIREYALSYSLKNKKELNTSTLSQFQQNFKVTDAMIEDINKAATKANITIDAKDFKRSEAFLRNQVKAWIARNIWKEEGFYAVYNQSDDEFLAATKLFEKAQNLGHTSNKKAHGAHQLR; from the coding sequence ATGGCAACGAATCAGAAGCGTAGGTGGGTAAAACAGTTGGGATTATTGGCAGTGTCTGCATTAGCGGGCGGCTTGGTGAGTGCAGCCATGTTTGGAGGGCGTAATACCGCCGACAATATTGCCTCCAACTCCATCAAATTCAGGGAAGTGTTGGGCTATATTCAACGCGATTACGTGGATGTAGTCAATACGGATACGCTTACAGATCATGCCATTGTTTCACTGCTCGACGATTTGGACCCGCATTCGATGTACGTGCCCGTTTCGGACATGGAAGAAAGTAAAATTCAACTCGAAAACAATTTTGAAGGCATTGGCGTAGAATTTGACATTGTGCGCGATTCGATTTGTGTGGTAATGCCCTTGGCGGGAGGTCCTTCCGAACAAGCAGGCATAGAGGCTGGCGATAGAATTATTGAAATTAATAAAGAAAACGTGGCAGGCGTTGGCATTAACACGAATGGTGTTCGCCAACGCCTACGCGGCATAAAAGGCACGGTGGTAGGCATCAAGATATGGCGACCTTCGCGCAATAAAATGCTATCATTCAAGTTGGTACGTGATAAAATTCCCAGCAATTCCGTTGAAGTTTCGTATATGATAGATGCCCAAACGGGTTATATCAAAGTGAGCCGTTTTACACTTAGCACCGACCAAGAAGTACACGACGCACTCGTAAAACTCAAAACCAGTGGCATGAAACAACTCATGTTGGATTTGCGCGACAACGCAGGTGGCTACATGGGGGCGGCTATCAAGATGGCTGATGAGTTTTTGTCGGGTACGAAATTGATTGTTTATACCAAAGGCAAAAATCCACAAAACGATATGCGCTACGAAGGCGGTGTGCGTGGCGAATTTGAACACGGTTCGCTGATTGTGTTGGTGAATGAGGGTTCGGCTTCGGCTTCCGAAATCGTGTCGGGGGCGTTGCAAGACCAAGACCGCGCCTTAGTGGTGGGTCGCCGCACTTTCGGGAAAGGGCTTGTACAAGCTCCCATCGACTTGCAAGATGGTTCGGAGTTGCGCCTGACCATTGCCCGCTACTATATTCCGAGTGGTCGTTGTATCCAAAAACCTTACGAGAAAGGCAGCAAAGAAGCCTACTTTATGGACATGGATAACCGCTATCGTTCGGGCGAAATGTTTTTTGCAGATAGCGTAAAAGTAGCTGATACCCTGAAGTTTAAAACGGCTTCTGGCCGTTTGGTGTATGGCGGTGGTGGCATTGTTCCCGACTGTTTTATTCCGAACGACACGACTGTTTACACGGATTATTTGGTACAGCTTTATAACCAAAATATCATTAGAGAATACGCGCTTTCTTATTCTTTGAAAAATAAAAAAGAACTGAATACTAGTACATTGTCGCAGTTTCAGCAAAATTTCAAAGTAACAGATGCCATGATTGAAGACATCAATAAGGCCGCAACCAAAGCTAATATTACGATAGATGCCAAAGATTTTAAACGTTCGGAAGCATTTTTACGCAACCAAGTGAAAGCGTGGATAGCTCGCAATATCTGGAAAGAAGAAGGATTTTATGCGGTTTATAATCAATCTGATGACGAGTTTTTGGCCGCTACCAAGTTGTTTGAAAAGGCACAGAATTTAGGTCATACCAGCAACAAGAAAGCACACGGAGCGCATCAGTTAAGATAA
- a CDS encoding CvpA family protein, whose protein sequence is MKSAAFIQPLDILLIGLMSWGAYKGYRRGMVVELVNSMALVGAVAGGLALLDWALALLKPYIKGYSMILPFVVFGLIFFLMSLGIRQLGYWVRRSIRYTVFGSVDDVAGAVLGMLKVMFMISTLLWVASLAGIVPPPYYTKNTFVYPIVASLGPKSIRIMTVFFPFMKQLAASLKKILARKTH, encoded by the coding sequence ATGAAGTCGGCAGCATTTATACAGCCGCTCGATATTTTGCTGATTGGCTTGATGAGTTGGGGTGCGTACAAAGGTTATCGGCGCGGTATGGTGGTGGAGTTGGTAAACTCCATGGCCTTGGTCGGGGCGGTGGCTGGCGGTTTGGCTTTGCTGGATTGGGCGTTGGCACTGCTCAAACCCTACATCAAAGGTTACAGCATGATATTGCCGTTTGTGGTTTTTGGTCTTATTTTTTTTCTGATGAGCTTGGGTATAAGGCAGTTAGGGTATTGGGTGCGCCGAAGCATTCGTTACACAGTATTTGGCAGCGTGGACGATGTGGCGGGTGCGGTGCTGGGAATGCTCAAAGTCATGTTTATGATTAGTACATTGCTTTGGGTGGCCTCGTTGGCGGGCATTGTGCCGCCGCCGTATTATACCAAAAACACCTTTGTGTATCCGATTGTGGCAAGTTTGGGGCCAAAAAGCATCCGAATCATGACGGTTTTCTTCCCGTTTATGAAACAGTTGGCCGCTTCGCTCAAAAAAATATTAGCCCGAAAAACGCATTGA
- a CDS encoding anthranilate synthase component II — protein MPEKSILVIDNYDSFVYNLVYLLREAGHEVHVVRNDKITLPDVAAYDKILLSPGPGIPAEAGIMPQIIEQYAPYKSILGVCLGHQAIGEAFGGTLENMSDVYHGVAHQISVKPDEKLFKTLPDSLKVCRYHSWTVSPENFPHAQLRITATDPDGRVMALAHKHYDVRGVQFHPESILTEHGKQIINNWLSAN, from the coding sequence ATGCCTGAAAAATCAATCTTAGTTATAGACAACTACGACTCTTTTGTTTACAATCTTGTGTATCTTCTGCGCGAAGCTGGCCACGAAGTGCACGTAGTCCGAAACGATAAAATTACGCTGCCCGATGTGGCCGCTTACGACAAAATTTTGCTTTCGCCTGGCCCTGGCATTCCTGCCGAAGCGGGCATTATGCCCCAAATCATTGAGCAATATGCTCCTTACAAAAGTATTTTGGGCGTTTGCTTGGGTCATCAGGCCATTGGCGAGGCGTTCGGCGGCACGCTGGAAAACATGAGTGACGTGTATCATGGCGTAGCGCACCAAATCAGCGTAAAACCCGACGAAAAACTGTTCAAAACATTGCCCGACAGCCTCAAAGTTTGTCGTTATCATTCTTGGACGGTTTCGCCCGAAAATTTCCCGCACGCCCAGTTGCGCATTACGGCCACCGACCCCGACGGGCGCGTCATGGCCTTAGCACACAAACATTACGACGTACGCGGCGTACAATTTCACCCCGAATCTATCTTGACCGAACACGGCAAGCAAATAATAAATAACTGGTTGTCTGCAAATTAA
- a CDS encoding PhnD/SsuA/transferrin family substrate-binding protein, with amino-acid sequence MKHILRVGGVPEHFNLPWHWAAEQQLWDKLVVSVQWTDYSSGTGAMMAALRDKQLDMALVLTEGAVADIAKGNDARIVQTYVNTPLQWGIHVAAHSDITEQTNLTGKRYAISRKGSGSHLMALVNADQNGYTIAEVDWVQVGNIGGAEKALTEGQADVFMWEKAMTQPLVSKGVFRRVGVCPTPWPCFVVVVRTEIIAQYAAEIKTILQSVGQLAAELKKHSQAVEIVAQRYELPLAQTQEWHEATDWNYNAQPITQAEVEPVAQTLFRLGIIEQMPEIQNIIHKLEA; translated from the coding sequence ATGAAACATATATTGCGTGTGGGAGGTGTGCCCGAACATTTCAATTTGCCTTGGCACTGGGCCGCCGAACAACAACTTTGGGATAAATTAGTGGTTTCAGTACAATGGACAGATTATTCCAGCGGAACGGGTGCAATGATGGCCGCTTTGCGCGACAAACAATTGGACATGGCTTTGGTGTTGACGGAAGGCGCGGTAGCCGACATCGCCAAAGGAAATGATGCACGTATCGTGCAGACCTACGTGAATACGCCTTTGCAATGGGGAATTCACGTGGCGGCGCACAGCGACATTACCGAACAAACGAATTTGACAGGAAAACGCTATGCCATTTCCCGCAAAGGGTCGGGTTCGCACCTGATGGCTTTGGTCAATGCCGACCAAAACGGCTACACGATTGCCGAAGTAGATTGGGTGCAAGTGGGCAATATTGGCGGGGCAGAAAAAGCCCTCACCGAAGGCCAAGCGGATGTTTTTATGTGGGAAAAAGCCATGACACAGCCACTTGTAAGCAAAGGCGTTTTTCGTAGGGTAGGGGTTTGCCCAACGCCTTGGCCGTGCTTTGTGGTGGTGGTGCGTACCGAAATTATTGCACAATACGCCGCCGAAATTAAAACCATATTACAAAGCGTTGGGCAGTTGGCAGCAGAATTAAAAAAACATTCGCAGGCGGTGGAAATCGTGGCGCAGCGTTATGAATTGCCATTGGCTCAAACGCAGGAATGGCATGAGGCCACAGACTGGAACTACAATGCGCAGCCCATCACACAAGCAGAAGTAGAGCCAGTGGCACAAACACTTTTTAGGCTTGGAATAATTGAACAAATGCCTGAAATACAAAATATTATACATAAGTTGGAGGCCTAA
- a CDS encoding calcium-translocating P-type ATPase, PMCA-type, with protein MSSKPFYYNLAPEKILEQVQSSPQGISEAQAQHRLLHYGKNQLKGKAHKPAWLMFLGQFGDFMIIILMVAAIVSGLMGEITDTIIILIIVLLNSVIGFVQEYRAEKAIDALKQLSITTAKVIRDGKIQNIDSQDLVRGDIVQLEAGNAVAADLRLVEAHSLRIDESALTGESLPVDKNAQTLTANDLPLGDRLNMAYKGTLVTNGRALGVVVATGMQTELGHIARLLDQDEAETPLKKRMSVFSKNLTYIILAICAIIFMAGWLRGEDLLRTFMISISLAVAAIPEALPALMTIALAQGANRMARKNALVRKLPAVETLGSVSYICTDKTGTLTQNKMTVVESLSFDNQDNNLATSPLLLAMSLSHDVAVNAPKNLNGDSTEVAIVENAIHTLGFEQYQHLHTQYERIAELPFDSDRKRMSTIHRTEHGYIVLCKGAAEAIASTLSDTTQAQNLLQAADQWAKQGLRVLAFSYKKIKDLPEQTSIQSIENEFVLAGIVGIIDPPREEVKQAIAECKRAGIKTVMITGDHPATAAAIASQIGIFEENDLLLTGQQLAQLSASEFDKKVTQISVYARVSPEQKLQIVKTLQGKGHFVAMTGDGVNDAPSLKAANIGVAMGINGTDVSKEAAHVILLDDNFATIVKAVREGRRIYDNIRKFVKYVMTCNSAEIWTIFLAPLIGLPMPLLPIHILWINLVTDGLPGLALASEHAETNVMHRAPRPANEGLFAQGLGYHILWVGLFMAGVTLGTQAWSIQVAGSHWQTMVFTVLSLSQLGCALAVRSEHTFLYKQGIFGNIPLLASVLLTVVLQLTIIYIPFLNDVFKTSALTLNELLICFAAAAVIFHAVEFTKFIKPQKQ; from the coding sequence ATGAGTAGCAAACCGTTTTATTACAATTTAGCTCCCGAAAAAATTTTGGAGCAAGTCCAAAGCTCCCCGCAAGGCATTTCCGAAGCACAAGCCCAGCACCGACTTTTGCACTATGGAAAGAATCAGCTAAAAGGCAAAGCACATAAACCCGCTTGGTTGATGTTTTTGGGGCAATTCGGCGATTTTATGATTATTATTCTCATGGTCGCGGCCATCGTTTCGGGGCTAATGGGCGAAATCACCGACACTATTATTATTCTGATAATCGTCTTGCTCAATTCGGTTATTGGTTTTGTGCAAGAATATCGTGCCGAAAAAGCCATTGACGCACTCAAACAACTGAGTATCACCACTGCCAAAGTAATCCGCGATGGAAAAATACAAAACATTGATTCGCAAGATTTGGTACGCGGCGACATTGTGCAGCTCGAAGCAGGCAACGCCGTAGCCGCCGACTTGCGCCTCGTCGAAGCCCACAGCCTGCGCATAGACGAGTCGGCACTCACTGGCGAGTCTTTGCCAGTTGATAAAAATGCCCAAACGCTCACGGCCAACGATTTGCCGCTCGGCGACCGCCTCAACATGGCCTACAAAGGCACACTCGTCACCAATGGCCGTGCGCTTGGCGTGGTGGTGGCTACGGGTATGCAAACCGAACTCGGCCACATCGCCCGACTCTTAGACCAAGACGAGGCCGAAACGCCGCTCAAAAAACGGATGAGTGTTTTTAGTAAAAACCTCACTTACATTATTTTAGCCATTTGCGCTATTATTTTTATGGCGGGTTGGTTGCGCGGCGAAGACCTGCTCCGAACTTTTATGATTTCTATTAGCCTTGCCGTGGCCGCCATTCCCGAAGCCTTGCCCGCGCTGATGACGATAGCTTTGGCGCAAGGCGCAAACCGCATGGCACGCAAAAACGCTTTAGTGCGCAAGTTGCCAGCCGTCGAAACGCTCGGCTCGGTCTCGTACATTTGCACCGACAAAACGGGCACGCTTACCCAAAACAAAATGACCGTTGTAGAGTCTTTATCTTTTGATAATCAAGACAATAACCTTGCAACTTCTCCCCTACTGCTGGCCATGAGCCTGAGCCACGATGTAGCCGTTAATGCGCCCAAAAACCTGAATGGCGATTCTACGGAAGTGGCCATCGTGGAAAATGCCATTCATACACTGGGTTTTGAGCAATACCAGCATTTGCACACGCAATACGAACGCATCGCCGAACTGCCCTTTGACTCTGACCGCAAACGCATGAGCACCATACACCGCACCGAGCACGGATATATTGTACTTTGCAAAGGTGCAGCCGAAGCCATAGCAAGCACGTTAAGCGATACCACGCAAGCCCAAAACCTACTACAAGCCGCTGACCAATGGGCAAAACAAGGGCTTCGCGTATTGGCTTTTAGTTATAAAAAAATCAAAGATTTACCCGAACAGACAAGCATACAATCCATTGAAAATGAATTTGTTTTGGCGGGAATCGTGGGCATTATAGACCCGCCGCGCGAGGAAGTGAAACAAGCAATTGCTGAATGTAAACGTGCGGGCATCAAAACCGTGATGATTACAGGCGACCACCCCGCCACTGCCGCCGCGATTGCTTCGCAAATTGGTATTTTTGAAGAAAATGATTTGTTGCTTACAGGCCAGCAATTAGCCCAGCTTTCGGCTAGTGAATTTGATAAAAAAGTAACGCAAATAAGCGTTTATGCGCGTGTTTCGCCCGAACAAAAATTGCAGATAGTCAAAACGTTGCAAGGAAAAGGCCATTTTGTAGCCATGACGGGCGACGGCGTAAACGATGCGCCTTCTCTGAAAGCCGCCAACATCGGCGTAGCCATGGGCATCAATGGCACGGACGTGAGCAAAGAGGCCGCCCACGTGATTTTGTTGGATGATAATTTTGCTACCATCGTGAAAGCCGTGCGCGAAGGACGCCGCATTTACGACAATATTCGCAAGTTCGTAAAGTACGTGATGACCTGCAACAGTGCCGAAATCTGGACAATTTTTCTCGCGCCGCTCATCGGTTTGCCTATGCCATTGCTACCGATTCATATTCTTTGGATAAATTTGGTTACAGACGGACTCCCAGGTCTTGCCTTAGCCAGCGAACACGCCGAAACCAACGTAATGCACCGCGCCCCACGCCCCGCCAACGAAGGACTTTTTGCGCAAGGACTGGGCTATCATATTCTTTGGGTTGGGCTTTTTATGGCAGGCGTAACACTTGGTACACAGGCTTGGAGTATTCAGGTGGCGGGCAGCCATTGGCAAACAATGGTTTTTACGGTGCTGTCTTTGAGCCAGTTGGGATGTGCGTTGGCCGTGCGCAGCGAACATACATTTTTGTACAAACAAGGCATTTTTGGTAATATTCCGCTGCTTGCCTCCGTACTGCTGACGGTGGTTTTACAGTTGACCATCATTTACATTCCGTTTCTTAACGACGTGTTCAAAACCTCTGCCCTGACGCTCAACGAATTGTTGATTTGCTTTGCAGCGGCGGCGGTTATATTTCATGCCGTAGAATTTACCAAATTTATTAAACCACAGAAACAATGA
- a CDS encoding energy transducer TonB has protein sequence MKYLLNIALACLFFSSYAQTDTTYYDDDDKEVKSWDYCTYYKITHNEPTKETVNYYTAAGQHTSEYHYDVNFTDDGHKMQTPSGVHKKWYSNGKLKSEENYNSGKLDGTVNTFWENGTKRREDIFKNGQSVQGKCFNQNGEEIPYIAYIVNPSFDGGLEALMKFLQINVRYPKEAQKYNVEGIVYVGFVVEKDGSIADIEVVKGVVKELDEEALRVTKMMPKWQPGLLEGEPLSVRYTLPFRFAFKN, from the coding sequence ATGAAATATTTATTAAACATTGCTCTTGCTTGCCTGTTTTTCAGCAGCTACGCCCAAACTGACACTACTTACTATGACGACGATGACAAAGAAGTTAAATCTTGGGATTATTGCACTTACTACAAAATCACTCACAATGAGCCTACTAAGGAAACTGTCAATTATTACACCGCGGCAGGGCAGCATACATCAGAATATCATTATGACGTTAATTTTACAGATGACGGACATAAAATGCAGACACCTTCTGGCGTTCATAAAAAATGGTACAGTAATGGAAAACTTAAATCTGAAGAAAATTACAACTCAGGAAAATTAGACGGAACCGTCAATACCTTTTGGGAAAATGGCACGAAACGTAGAGAGGATATTTTTAAAAATGGCCAATCCGTACAAGGCAAATGCTTTAACCAAAATGGCGAAGAAATCCCTTATATAGCCTATATCGTAAACCCCAGCTTTGATGGAGGATTGGAAGCACTCATGAAGTTTTTGCAAATAAATGTCCGCTATCCCAAAGAAGCCCAAAAATACAATGTAGAAGGGATTGTTTATGTTGGATTTGTTGTAGAAAAAGATGGTTCTATTGCCGACATCGAAGTAGTAAAAGGTGTTGTTAAAGAGCTTGACGAAGAAGCACTTCGAGTAACCAAAATGATGCCCAAATGGCAACCAGGTCTATTAGAAGGAGAACCTTTAAGCGTAAGATATACGCTTCCATTTCGATTTGCATTCAAAAACTAA